The following proteins are encoded in a genomic region of Chloracidobacterium sp.:
- a CDS encoding amino acid decarboxylase, which produces MTSNNAPFGDMPADEFRRYGHRLVERLAEYFEHIEEFPVLSQNEYGRLKDALPAAPPDKGEDFSDVLDDVDTLIMPAVTHWNHPNFHGFFSTSASSVGIFADMFAAAFDMKAMLWRAAPASAELEDLVLDWLRQMTHLPETFEGIIYDTASVSTMHAVAAARERACSNSRELGLSGRDDVPLMRVYASEHVHSSIDKGVITLGLGTRSLRKIESDEAFRMIPQKLAEAIEDDLADGYQPICVIPTIGTTSTSSVDPVERVADICERYGIWMHVDAAYAGSAAILPEMSGHFKGWERADSIVMNPHKWLFTPFDLSVLYCRDLEALKTAFSLVPEYLRTNDLSNVKNGMDYGIQLGRRFRALKLWFAIRYFGVEGMQARLREHCRLARLLADKVEASSDWELAADVPFALVCFRTRKEGLTNEQQDTLTGKILERVNSSGGAFLSHTKLNGRFAIRLSVGSIRVEERHITRVWKLLNDAFREEAKVYE; this is translated from the coding sequence ATGACATCAAACAATGCACCGTTCGGCGATATGCCCGCCGATGAGTTTCGCCGCTACGGCCACCGGCTCGTTGAGCGGCTTGCCGAGTATTTCGAGCATATCGAAGAGTTTCCCGTTCTTTCACAAAACGAATACGGCCGTTTGAAAGACGCGCTCCCTGCCGCTCCGCCCGACAAAGGCGAGGACTTCAGCGACGTGCTGGACGACGTTGATACGCTGATAATGCCCGCAGTAACGCATTGGAATCACCCTAACTTTCACGGCTTCTTTTCGACATCGGCAAGCAGCGTCGGCATATTTGCAGATATGTTCGCAGCGGCCTTCGATATGAAAGCGATGCTCTGGAGGGCCGCTCCCGCGTCTGCCGAGCTTGAAGATCTCGTCCTCGACTGGCTTCGGCAAATGACGCATCTGCCGGAAACGTTTGAAGGGATCATTTATGACACCGCATCGGTCTCGACAATGCATGCGGTAGCCGCTGCCCGCGAACGCGCGTGTTCGAACAGCCGTGAACTGGGCCTTTCGGGGCGTGATGACGTGCCGCTGATGCGTGTTTACGCGAGTGAACATGTTCACTCATCGATCGACAAAGGCGTCATTACACTCGGCCTCGGCACACGATCGCTTCGAAAGATCGAGAGCGATGAGGCCTTCCGGATGATCCCTCAAAAGCTTGCGGAGGCGATCGAGGACGATCTCGCTGACGGCTATCAGCCAATTTGCGTAATACCGACCATCGGCACGACCTCGACATCAAGCGTCGATCCCGTGGAACGCGTCGCTGATATCTGCGAGCGGTACGGCATTTGGATGCACGTCGATGCGGCGTACGCGGGTTCGGCGGCGATCTTGCCGGAGATGAGCGGGCATTTTAAGGGTTGGGAGCGTGCAGATTCGATCGTGATGAATCCGCACAAGTGGCTGTTTACGCCGTTCGACCTCTCGGTTCTGTATTGCAGGGATCTCGAAGCTCTGAAAACCGCCTTTTCGCTTGTGCCGGAATATCTGCGGACGAACGATCTGTCGAACGTAAAGAACGGTATGGACTACGGCATCCAACTCGGCCGTCGGTTCCGTGCGCTCAAGCTTTGGTTCGCGATACGCTACTTCGGTGTTGAAGGGATGCAGGCACGCCTGCGTGAGCATTGCCGGCTCGCGAGGCTTCTGGCAGATAAGGTCGAGGCAAGCAGCGATTGGGAACTCGCTGCCGACGTGCCGTTCGCATTGGTCTGTTTTCGTACCCGCAAAGAAGGGCTTACCAATGAGCAGCAGGACACGTTGACCGGGAAGATCCTGGAACGAGTGAACTCCTCGGGCGGAGCATTTCTCTCCCATACCAAGCTTAACGGCCGCTTCGCGATACGGCTTTCGGTCGGCAGCATCCGTGTCGAGGAGCGGCACATTACGCGAGTCTGGAAGCTTTTGAACGATGCATTCCGTGAGGAAGCAAAGGTGTATGAATAA